The following DNA comes from Vigna radiata var. radiata cultivar VC1973A chromosome 4, Vradiata_ver6, whole genome shotgun sequence.
tatcaaattttatgaatttataaacaTTGAGATGTTTCTTTCTACTTAAGTAAATTTGTTTTAAgccattaaaattaattttaatataattattttcaattattagataaaattaaaatacaagtACAAGTAcagtattaataataaatactattaatattacaaatataagtatattaatatatttcaataaatactgttaatattaaacatattaccTGTGACTAGAACAGTCAAAATGGGTCATCCGGCccgacccatcacgggttgatcacttagtAAATCAATTTAACCCAGTTCATTTATTaccgagtcagaaaaattcgaactcggtccgacccactacgggttggtAAGTAAACGAATTGGttcactagctcacttaattacaatttttaaaattaaaaaaattataaactttttataatttaaatctaaacaaattttactttcaaatttcgtttaattaattttgaaaataggtaacttaaataattttttcaagcaaaagaaaataataaatatttttttataaaattaaaattaagttttaatgaaataaaattgggTTGGTGGatcaacccggcccaccacgggttcaaccggCATGAACCGGAtttaaatgagccgagttgaaatctaacttgcataaaaaaaatacaatttgttCAAATCCAACCCGAACCTATGATGAACCAGATTAACTCacaggttgtgacccattttgacaactctttgaCTCATTTTTATGGCCTACTTATATTCACAAGTATTTTACCACAGAGCTgtagatataattaaaattatttcaacaaaaagaaattattttgtcatctataataattttatccaaTGCAAACAAAATTACTTCTCACCAAAGATATATTTTGGTCTTAAAATAATACATGCACAAcaccatttttattattttgattcatTCATCCCTTCGGGCATTTTGgtttcttttcattcattttggattaaatattttatcttctaGTTGCTTGCCAAACTTGATGCAAGAGCAGTTTTACAAGAGAAGGAATGCTGGCACTTACTTCAGCTAGTTTATTTAGCATTGTTAGCATTGAAATTGATCCACAGTACGCATGAATTTGCATACACTCAAATTGTATAGACATTCAAAATCATAAAGGGAATAcattaaaaaggaaaaggatgtttggtttcaaagtaaaaaaaggaaaacaggcaaacttcattttacaaagcatccaccaccaccatcacccaTCAAACCACGTCCCTCCAGCTAAACAGAAAAACTCttatcaattaattttcatGATTTCCTACTTTTCAATGTCAATAACTTGAAATGGTAATAGAAGCACCAAAAGGATTTCTAAAAAATTACAAGCAAGCTTGACCAGGTTCAAAgtataaacataattataagcCTTCTAATGTGCAGTAAGTTATAACAAGGGTATACAAATACAAGAGCAAGATGTCAGCCTTTTGCCTCCAAGGCTAAAAGTATCTTCTTTCTCGGTCCCTGAAATCAACAAAGCATATCAGAATCGAATTAAGAAACGCAGAAAATGTTAATAATGGCTACATCAAAACTAGAGAAGGGTTGACTTGagataaataagaatttagGAATTTGTGGGAATGGGGAATCCACGCTCCTCGATTATACGTACCATTGGAATACCCATGGCCTTCAGATCCTCATCCGTCATATGATTGAGTGCAGTCATATCAACCTGAAGAAATAGCTTTCTGTCATAAATATTGAACTTCAACTCTCTAATGTGCAATAAAAAATTCAGCTATAATATTGAATTCTAGTCTAAATGTAACTACGTATTTAGATTGgcttattttgaataaaatcatTTCCCTCTGCAACCTTCTGAAAGAAAAATTCACAATTACTATTTCTCTAAAAACTAAGATGTAGGAACATGAATTTCGATAAAGACGAGGTAACAGATATATGACATACTTCCTCAGCCTGAAAACTTATGAGATACTTTTCGAGACCCAGTGACAGCAAAAATTCATCCAGTGAAGAGTCAGCCTGTCAAGCAAGAAGCAGGGTTATACTGAATTTAGTTTTTTCCACAAGTAAAGAAACACATTGCCTAGCAAGGAAAATTCTGGGAAAAACAACAGTTCATTTCACATAACTGAATTATTTTGCACGTGTGAATAAAATGTGGTACAGTTTCATCTATTTAAgaagataatataataaaaacagagaaaaaaaaaaagaagactaggaaaaaaattaaaggattaaatatattaaaagaaacttaCATCCAGGGATTATATACAATCCTGGTGTCTCCATTGTTTTTATCTCAATAATCAATCCGGTTCGGATCACAAACAAAAATGCGTCATCTACTTTCACTTTCAGTATCATAATAACAAATGTTTAGTTCTTAAAGCTATTTCCGGCCTCCCAGCAGTATCACATCCCAGCAGATTTACAGTTCTTTATGTAAAACTGACTTTTGAACCAAGGGGAAATAGTTCGGATGGTCAGAAAATTAATCAGTTAGTTCAATGGAGTCAATGACAGAGATAAGTAAGAGGGGGAAAATAGACATATAACCATCATTGGGCCACAATCTCCAGCAAACAGTTTAAAAGTTGGCCTTGGATGGTAAAGAGCACATTTGCATCATTTGCACTTCATAACCAAAGAGCTCTTGCATAAGAAGGCATGTGATATGTAAAACCATTCATAGCCATATCTAACAAGTTAAGCTTTCAGTAGTTAGTCTTTGACAAATTCCAAGACCCAAGTCcttattctatttatttctaGTTTACCTATTAAATAATCATCTAATTTAGGATATAGAAGGTGGATCATGATTCATAATTAAATGACGGGTTACTGTTAATCCTACTACACACTAATAAACAGTACTGAAAGCTACAACAGCCAAAACagatattaaatattgaattatatttaacaatttttgcCCTGCATCTAATCCtatgttaaatatttgaatttctaaTGCTTTTTCACAAATCCGTCCTATTAAGAATTTAAGTTAACTACATGTAACTACTAATTGCGTCTTAGTTTTCAATATTACATAATCTTTAAACATAGCAGAAAATCTATGATACAATTATTGCCCTCCCATCCCAGCTTTACAACTTGACTTTCATCATATGCACAGTTAACAGCATATTTTGCAAAAAATcagtataaaataatagtattacTAACATAATACAATGCAAGACAAAATTCTAGTCTCTACTGGCTAACTTCAAGTGTTATGGGACTATTCTGTTTCAAAATAGATGAATTCAACCGATATAGGGCACAAGCAGAGAATCACATATCCATTTTTGCTACTGTTATACTAGACAAAGCATGAAAGTGCCTAACATAATATCAGTCTAGTGAAATTACATGAACAAAAATACAGTCCTTGATCGTCACTCTAATAAAACATCTTAAAATTAAGGTTAGCTCACTAATATAAAGAAGCCAATGAATCTGATATATCATAatagtaaattaaataaaattactaaggCAGTCATTGTCATTGTTTTAAAAGCCAATGACAGACAATGAAATGCAGAATGTAGAGGGAACAGAGTAACAgaacatgacaaacactacaaCCAATATCCCTGCAAGACCATTCTAGGAAATCTTGATTGAACAACAAACAAAGAATATGTCAACAATATACCTTTCGGGACACCTTTTTAGGAGTTGGGTTAGCTGATCTTTTGACATGTACTGAAGGGGTCTCAACATCTATACTTTTACTGCTTGGTTTAGCAGTCACTTTGGGCTTTGGTGGGTCATAGTTTTTAGGTTGTGGAGTCATTGTCCCTGATAGCCTTTCACGGAGATCCCTCTCAACAGGAACAGAACTCTTTCCAGTTTGACCTCCAGGATGCAGGCCTTTCTTTTGAAGCTTCAAACGAAGATCTTGAGCAGTGACCTTGCGATCTTCACAAGTCATTAACACACAGTCAAAACCCATAAAATCAACTATCGGCATCCAACAAGAGCAGCAACTTATACTTGCATATGAGAATAACATAATCAATCCATACTATAGAGCTGGGGTTCATCATCGTCATAGAGATCATGTTTCCACTTGTCATCTTGCCTCTGCCTGCAAAAATCA
Coding sequences within:
- the LOC106759599 gene encoding ankyrin repeat and SAM domain-containing protein 6; the protein is MYADRVETGTRRSVKERLDGNFLTDSTRQHKVTGKRQRQDDKWKHDLYDDDEPQLYNRKVTAQDLRLKLQKKGLHPGGQTGKSSVPVERDLRERLSGTMTPQPKNYDPPKPKVTAKPSSKSIDVETPSVHVKRSANPTPKKVSRKADSSLDEFLLSLGLEKYLISFQAEEVDMTALNHMTDEDLKAMGIPMGPRKKILLALEAKG